From Humisphaera borealis, the proteins below share one genomic window:
- a CDS encoding PEP/pyruvate-binding domain-containing protein encodes MTKPDYILPLEECIDIALVGGKAVNLGVLLRAGFPVPGGFAITTAAFAGRALPQDAIFAAIVAAYHVMGGGPVAVRSSATAEDMAGASMAGQYDTFLHVHDDASLLDAVTRCWASVRSDRTRSYLAGHGIDIDSVAMAVVVQRLVRADIAGVLFTANPRTGDRGEMLIEATWGLGESLVSGRIQPDVLRVDRAGGGVIEQRIGDKRLMMPAAGPQGGAAESVSPDGEVETPEHLRRTACLKEADIAGLWRLGRQAAEHFRAEQDIEWAIDGGQLFLLQSRPITTLEESEAYQRILLETRDDIRRDARGDGTPRGPWVRHNLGETLPHPTPLTWSVMQPFMTGAGGFGAMYRLAGFEPSADVCRDGFLKLIAGRIYMDASRAAGIFQEAYPYQYDLDLLRKNPDAAQSPPTIPAGSFIARWKAGRRIGDVQKRLAALAGDLDRELRHEIFPAFGDYCGRERAKDLAAMSADELAECWEQRRAAVLDDFAPMSLLPSLVEGMALGELKQFLAEEVWDEDAGELSAAVSSSPVPNMTLLADAGLYELASGRRTIDDWLKHFGHRAAGEFDLSVPRWRDQPDAVRTMADRLAGGADPMSLHESHASAVRERVAKLRAAMPEAAAKEFDRRLDLVWRYIVFREDGKYFLMLGYALLRDVAIEIGRRTGLRDGVFFLTAQEMLAALVERGPSASELAASIAARRIQHRAEVRISLPHVIVVEEIEALGTPPKIVADGVHEAFAVSTGVAAGPAKIVRSPAEAGDLGKGYVLVCPSTDPNWTPLFVNASALVLECGGTLSHGAVVAREMGLPAVVLPDATRLFTDGQLLRVDGHHGAVGPADAGEPGGLSAAKTVLSYNGGAVDPNDTFIEARLLPPPPGGRDRRAGRWACAGLLVWGIFLVLAFLLPEHWLYQPSLRVLDAIFWPLVPMVGKPLTVAIIAALVAFTTMVMQRVLTDNRRLGEAKRRSDALSKQAALLPAGSPRLVSIRRATAAVQGRLFVSAMVPMAVFLGPMVMTFFWFPARMDPASWNAAPGTVVQVEAELSSAARGTASVAMVAPLRLDSATPPEQAVEDVSTADKALGQLLVAWEGQSGSGATRPADEAIADQIDAAKTRGDSPAALRQFLGSGPLAPRPLRWTVHTPTEPGRWPIAVQGPDGAVVTLKAVVGDTRPPEPSEVQGDAGTSLTHVRLIYESRPPGKFWRPLSGVIWQPLVQRGWNQWDAGWLWTYLLAYLPAMFISRRALGIA; translated from the coding sequence GTGACGAAGCCTGACTACATCCTCCCGCTCGAAGAGTGCATCGATATTGCGCTCGTCGGCGGTAAAGCGGTGAACCTGGGCGTGCTGCTGCGCGCCGGATTTCCCGTGCCCGGCGGATTTGCGATCACGACGGCGGCGTTTGCAGGGCGGGCACTTCCGCAGGACGCCATCTTCGCTGCCATTGTTGCCGCCTATCACGTCATGGGCGGCGGTCCAGTCGCGGTGCGGTCATCGGCAACCGCCGAGGACATGGCCGGGGCTTCGATGGCGGGGCAGTACGACACGTTCCTGCATGTGCACGATGATGCTTCCCTGCTCGATGCCGTAACACGTTGCTGGGCCAGCGTCCGGTCTGACCGCACACGAAGCTATCTCGCCGGGCACGGCATCGACATCGATTCCGTCGCGATGGCGGTCGTGGTGCAGAGACTGGTGCGGGCCGACATCGCCGGTGTGCTCTTTACCGCCAACCCCCGGACTGGCGATCGCGGCGAAATGCTGATCGAGGCCACCTGGGGTCTGGGGGAATCGCTCGTCAGCGGCCGGATCCAGCCGGATGTGCTGCGGGTTGATCGCGCCGGTGGCGGCGTGATCGAGCAGCGGATTGGCGACAAGCGGCTCATGATGCCTGCCGCGGGACCACAGGGCGGTGCCGCCGAGTCGGTCTCACCCGACGGCGAGGTCGAAACGCCGGAACATCTCCGCCGCACCGCCTGCCTGAAGGAAGCCGATATCGCCGGCCTCTGGCGGCTCGGAAGGCAGGCCGCCGAGCATTTCCGCGCAGAGCAAGACATCGAGTGGGCGATTGACGGTGGGCAGCTTTTCCTGCTGCAATCCAGGCCGATCACGACCCTGGAAGAGTCCGAAGCGTATCAGCGGATTCTGCTGGAAACGCGCGACGATATTCGACGCGACGCCCGCGGCGATGGCACGCCGCGTGGCCCCTGGGTACGGCACAACCTCGGCGAAACGCTTCCACACCCAACGCCGCTGACCTGGTCGGTCATGCAGCCGTTTATGACCGGTGCCGGGGGCTTTGGCGCGATGTACCGGCTGGCTGGTTTCGAACCGTCGGCGGACGTCTGCCGCGATGGTTTTCTCAAGCTTATCGCCGGGCGCATCTACATGGATGCATCGCGGGCCGCCGGAATCTTTCAGGAGGCGTATCCGTACCAATATGACCTCGACCTGCTGCGCAAAAATCCCGACGCGGCGCAATCTCCGCCGACGATTCCGGCGGGATCGTTCATCGCCCGCTGGAAGGCCGGTCGCAGGATTGGCGATGTTCAGAAACGGCTCGCGGCACTTGCGGGCGATCTTGATCGCGAACTGCGTCACGAGATCTTCCCCGCGTTTGGCGATTACTGCGGTCGCGAGCGCGCCAAAGACCTCGCGGCCATGTCCGCCGATGAACTCGCCGAATGCTGGGAGCAACGCCGCGCGGCGGTGCTGGATGACTTCGCCCCGATGTCGCTGCTGCCGAGCCTTGTTGAAGGCATGGCGCTGGGGGAACTGAAACAGTTCCTGGCCGAGGAAGTCTGGGACGAAGACGCCGGCGAGCTGTCGGCGGCGGTGTCGAGCAGCCCCGTGCCGAACATGACGCTGCTCGCCGACGCCGGGCTATACGAATTGGCATCGGGCAGGCGCACGATCGACGATTGGCTGAAGCACTTCGGACACCGGGCAGCGGGTGAGTTCGACCTGTCCGTTCCGCGCTGGCGCGACCAGCCCGATGCCGTCCGAACCATGGCCGACCGCCTCGCTGGCGGGGCCGATCCGATGTCATTGCATGAATCACACGCCTCGGCGGTCCGCGAGCGCGTCGCGAAGCTGCGGGCGGCGATGCCCGAAGCGGCCGCGAAAGAGTTCGACCGGCGGCTGGATCTGGTCTGGCGATACATCGTCTTCCGTGAAGACGGCAAGTACTTCCTGATGCTCGGGTATGCCCTGCTCCGCGATGTCGCGATCGAGATCGGCCGGCGGACGGGATTGCGGGATGGTGTGTTCTTCCTGACGGCGCAGGAAATGCTTGCCGCGCTGGTCGAGCGGGGCCCGTCAGCCTCCGAGCTCGCGGCGTCGATTGCCGCCCGTCGTATCCAGCATCGTGCTGAAGTGCGGATCTCGCTGCCCCACGTGATCGTGGTGGAGGAGATCGAAGCGCTCGGCACACCGCCGAAGATCGTCGCCGACGGAGTTCATGAAGCGTTTGCCGTATCGACCGGCGTTGCAGCAGGGCCGGCGAAGATCGTGCGTTCCCCGGCCGAGGCCGGCGACCTGGGCAAGGGGTACGTGCTGGTCTGCCCCAGCACCGACCCGAACTGGACGCCACTGTTTGTGAATGCGTCGGCGCTGGTGCTGGAGTGCGGTGGTACGCTGTCGCACGGAGCGGTCGTGGCCCGCGAGATGGGACTACCGGCCGTCGTTCTGCCGGACGCGACTCGGCTGTTTACGGATGGGCAATTACTGCGGGTTGATGGTCACCACGGTGCCGTCGGACCGGCCGACGCTGGTGAGCCGGGTGGGCTATCTGCCGCGAAGACTGTCCTTTCTTACAACGGCGGGGCGGTAGACCCGAACGATACGTTTATCGAGGCCAGGCTGCTTCCACCACCGCCCGGCGGGCGTGATCGTCGAGCCGGACGCTGGGCGTGTGCCGGGCTGCTCGTCTGGGGCATTTTCCTGGTATTGGCATTTCTGCTGCCCGAGCACTGGCTCTACCAGCCGTCGCTCCGTGTGCTGGATGCGATTTTCTGGCCGCTGGTGCCGATGGTGGGCAAGCCGTTGACGGTCGCCATCATTGCCGCGCTGGTGGCGTTCACCACGATGGTCATGCAGCGCGTTCTGACCGATAACCGCCGACTCGGCGAAGCCAAACGGCGGTCCGATGCGCTTTCGAAACAGGCGGCGTTATTGCCGGCCGGTTCGCCACGGCTGGTATCCATTCGCCGAGCGACGGCGGCGGTGCAGGGTCGCCTGTTTGTTTCGGCGATGGTGCCGATGGCCGTCTTCCTTGGCCCGATGGTAATGACGTTCTTCTGGTTCCCCGCCCGAATGGATCCGGCAAGCTGGAACGCCGCGCCGGGGACGGTGGTGCAGGTCGAAGCAGAGCTGTCGAGCGCCGCCCGCGGTACGGCCAGCGTCGCAATGGTCGCCCCGCTGCGACTCGATTCCGCCACGCCGCCGGAGCAGGCTGTCGAAGATGTCTCGACCGCGGATAAGGCGCTCGGTCAGTTGCTCGTCGCCTGGGAGGGCCAGTCGGGCAGTGGCGCAACGCGTCCTGCGGATGAGGCGATTGCCGATCAGATCGACGCGGCAAAGACGCGCGGGGATTCGCCAGCGGCGCTCCGGCAGTTTCTGGGTTCTGGCCCGCTCGCGCCGCGCCCGCTGCGATGGACCGTTCATACGCCGACCGAGCCTGGTCGCTGGCCCATTGCCGTTCAGGGGCCCGATGGCGCGGTAGTGACCCTGAAAGCCGTCGTCGGCGATACCCGGCCGCCGGAACCATCCGAAGTTCAAGGCGATGCGGGAACGAGCCTGACGCATGTAAGACTGATCTACGAAAGCCGGCCACCCGGAAAGTTCTGGCGACCCCTTTCCGGCGTGATCTGGCAACCTCTCGTGCAACGAGGGTGGAATCAGTGGGACGCCGGGTGGCTCTGGACGTATCTTCTGGCGTACTTGCCTGCGATGTTCATCAGCCGAAGGGCGCTGGGCATTGCGTGA
- a CDS encoding outer membrane protein assembly factor BamB family protein: MPDLAVVPIFVNATAAVLPAIIAGAASAVALLFRPRELISVFRRRPWIPAVLTVFVGLGVHWMIAAKAVAPQPARVQQPTNWAEVGRQIVRARQYAGQGATRPTTTAAVTDLMLGVTPQRTGYDGGPVPLRLSLEPLWSHAEPETFYLSTPIVRDGRVYGASCQLDLVGKYGYVFAADARTGKILWKTSSATKDGTPFNAFFSSPAISKDGKSLVIGQGLHEHADCSLLCLDTETGTVRWQVPTTLHLESSPAIRGDLVVIGAGAIEDANHKPTTDPGFVLAVSLASGKELWRYPIADPESSPAIDEAGVVYIGSGFNGNATIALKSNSDADLKSRGDDRLIWRVPAPYPIVGPVTLAGDLAIVGGGNSDFVNADPRPAGVVMAIDRKTGSVRWRRDMADAVLGSVSFLDGKVFCPIRNGFVVVLDAADGKDVWRAKVGEGSPILAGLAVTANRLYVVNKIGQLHVLNPADGTPAEPPRSVNGKPGDLGFCLSGPTVAEGRLYIGSETGGLRCFVGTK; the protein is encoded by the coding sequence ATGCCCGACCTCGCTGTCGTTCCCATCTTCGTCAATGCCACGGCGGCGGTGCTGCCGGCAATCATCGCGGGAGCGGCGTCGGCCGTGGCATTGCTTTTCAGGCCACGCGAACTGATTTCCGTGTTTCGACGGCGACCCTGGATTCCTGCGGTGCTTACCGTGTTCGTCGGACTTGGCGTGCATTGGATGATCGCGGCCAAGGCGGTCGCACCCCAGCCCGCTCGAGTGCAGCAGCCCACGAACTGGGCCGAAGTCGGACGCCAGATCGTCCGTGCCCGCCAGTACGCCGGCCAGGGTGCGACTCGTCCGACCACTACCGCTGCCGTAACGGACCTGATGCTGGGTGTCACGCCGCAGCGAACAGGTTACGACGGCGGACCGGTACCGCTCAGACTTTCGCTGGAGCCGCTCTGGTCGCACGCGGAGCCTGAAACCTTCTATCTCTCTACACCGATCGTCCGAGACGGGCGGGTCTACGGTGCCTCGTGCCAGCTCGACCTGGTCGGTAAGTACGGCTACGTCTTCGCCGCCGACGCCCGCACGGGCAAGATCCTCTGGAAGACCTCGTCGGCGACCAAGGACGGAACCCCGTTCAACGCGTTCTTCTCCTCTCCGGCGATCAGCAAAGACGGCAAATCGCTGGTCATCGGCCAGGGCCTGCACGAACACGCCGACTGCTCCCTGCTGTGCCTGGATACCGAGACTGGAACCGTCCGATGGCAGGTGCCGACGACGCTGCACCTGGAATCATCGCCGGCCATTCGTGGCGATCTGGTCGTCATCGGTGCAGGCGCCATTGAAGACGCCAACCACAAGCCGACCACCGATCCTGGATTCGTACTGGCGGTCAGCCTGGCCAGCGGGAAAGAACTCTGGCGATACCCGATCGCCGACCCGGAAAGCTCGCCGGCGATCGATGAAGCGGGCGTCGTGTACATCGGCAGTGGGTTCAACGGCAATGCGACGATCGCCTTGAAAAGTAATAGCGACGCCGATCTGAAGTCGCGAGGCGACGATCGGCTGATCTGGCGCGTGCCCGCACCGTACCCGATCGTCGGGCCGGTGACCTTGGCGGGCGATCTGGCGATCGTCGGTGGCGGCAACAGCGACTTCGTCAACGCCGACCCGCGGCCGGCCGGCGTCGTGATGGCGATCGATCGAAAGACGGGCAGCGTCCGCTGGCGTCGCGATATGGCCGACGCCGTCCTGGGCTCGGTCTCTTTCCTCGACGGCAAAGTGTTCTGCCCGATTCGCAACGGGTTCGTTGTGGTGCTGGATGCGGCTGACGGCAAGGACGTCTGGCGGGCGAAGGTCGGCGAAGGGTCGCCAATTCTCGCCGGGCTCGCGGTGACGGCAAACCGGCTCTACGTGGTGAACAAGATCGGTCAGCTCCACGTGCTGAACCCCGCCGACGGAACACCGGCCGAACCGCCGCGAAGCGTCAACGGCAAGCCCGGTGATCTGGGGTTCTGCCTGAGCGGGCCGACCGTGGCCGAGGGGCGGCTGTACATCGGCAGCGAAACCGGCGGCTTGCGATGTTTTGTGGGGACGAAGTGA
- a CDS encoding tetratricopeptide repeat protein, with translation MTDESSGDRCDRTDVVVGRRAETRAAGSATQSGRPPTSLARSLLLSAALFAAPAVCIPQLASTASAQQQLAPEEQAALLLNAARRAYNDRNYPQAANQFREYTAKFGGMKDVNAAWYGLGLSLLDGPRDYAGSADALSRVVADAAAPDRPFAAYFRGTALRSLGLASQRLAVEKPPEAPTHIAAAKAKLDEAASQFAEAVKAFEALLKSAPPDRQPMVIEWIARSRCDWAESLLRTGKPKESLAAADPVITDAVLGKSKYRPLALYQAGQANVALKETVAAGRALSQLAPFDQEFGDHVRYLLGRIHHESGERPEAMTQYKAVIAAVDQQRKSAQQQLQQGGNNLPADRRAYLEQVAAGPLPDHLPRSMFYLGVLLADEGKFPEAREQFGKVATDFKAHPLAAEALLRVGYCQLQSKQNAEAIATLTPLKDHATLGDQSTWWLAKAQLAAADANNPQAVDAAAKQSIVLMTAAAAKAQQLAATDTNAKGRRSDILMDLADAQIAAKAFTEAAGTYRAVITENAVPERAEEAHQRVCTALHLAGAFDESDTSCDNFEKKYPKSTLLPAVWFRSAENAYLKAVAADAKPEVPRPEVERLFNNAVIRYQKLIEKYPEFQHVHLARQGMALSQLKLAKPTQAIAILTQIPESDRNGELATVGYLQADALLRTFPPETDDAIQAAGLIQQAEQAAKMLENFAGSNAKHALAPDAILKMGYCYQRMAGLLAEKPERDKAMQLAREAYEKHLREFAGHPTAPAVVFERAKLIAMQGDVGGAMNELRRFSGDPLRTSPNAPLALLRLATLMRSQGQAKEAADLLAKVRAEHEANLAKDPARASWASMLAYEQALATKQAIAVTPTALADARKLFDEIVAKYAGKPEAINAIWRSAQCRREEIAKIVETATRKLNSPQSTKDEQTAAIKALDDAGTALSEAAKPVAAMADQLGEKGAGTDGHLQLLYELAWCDRVAATAETESVRQKRRREQLAKIVEKLPKGSQPPVLIAPDVPLSSIPPTPSSKRARERYEKVIAAGTDKPIAVTARFELAELLADRGEDDGALDLLNAALLNSPNQDLSERIRLRMAACLLAKNDAKAATAALKDLSRPAKADQPNVWSQVRGEAQFLLAEASVQSKDWPKAIELLVPFRDQEPLRNLAGVSDRAMLRLGQAYASAGQWDPSRQAFEALIQRYPTSGWTEEARFGVGYSFQKQGRFDEAANSYAEVTRRTAAEVAARSQVHIGLCRIEQKKFAEATTALLSVPYTYDYPDWSAAACYEAARAFKEMQKPAESNTLLKRVVTEYPDTPSAALAKAMLQSGT, from the coding sequence ATGACGGATGAAAGCTCGGGCGACAGGTGCGATCGCACGGATGTGGTCGTCGGCAGGCGGGCGGAGACACGCGCCGCCGGCAGCGCGACCCAGTCCGGTCGTCCCCCCACTTCGTTGGCAAGATCGCTCCTGCTGTCAGCGGCCCTGTTCGCGGCACCAGCGGTTTGCATTCCCCAATTGGCGTCCACTGCATCGGCACAGCAGCAGCTGGCTCCCGAGGAGCAAGCGGCACTACTGCTCAACGCCGCCCGACGAGCGTACAACGACCGCAACTACCCCCAGGCCGCCAATCAGTTTCGCGAATACACGGCCAAGTTCGGCGGAATGAAGGACGTCAACGCGGCGTGGTACGGGCTGGGCCTGTCGCTGCTGGACGGCCCGCGCGATTACGCCGGCTCGGCCGATGCGCTGTCGCGCGTGGTCGCCGATGCCGCCGCGCCGGATCGACCTTTCGCCGCCTACTTTCGCGGGACGGCGTTGCGATCGCTCGGACTGGCGTCGCAACGACTGGCCGTCGAAAAGCCGCCTGAAGCGCCGACGCACATCGCTGCCGCGAAAGCCAAGCTGGATGAAGCCGCTTCGCAGTTCGCCGAGGCGGTGAAGGCGTTCGAGGCGTTGCTCAAGTCCGCCCCGCCGGACCGACAGCCCATGGTCATTGAATGGATCGCACGGTCGCGATGCGATTGGGCCGAATCGCTGCTTCGCACGGGCAAACCTAAGGAATCGCTCGCCGCGGCCGACCCGGTCATCACCGACGCCGTGCTCGGCAAGAGCAAGTACCGACCGCTGGCGCTGTATCAGGCCGGTCAGGCCAACGTCGCGCTGAAGGAAACGGTCGCCGCCGGCCGAGCGCTCAGCCAGCTCGCGCCGTTCGACCAGGAGTTCGGCGATCATGTGCGGTATCTGCTGGGTCGTATCCATCACGAGTCCGGCGAACGCCCCGAGGCGATGACGCAATACAAGGCCGTCATCGCGGCGGTCGATCAGCAGCGTAAGTCGGCACAGCAGCAGCTGCAGCAGGGTGGGAACAATTTACCCGCCGACCGACGGGCGTATCTGGAGCAGGTCGCCGCCGGGCCGCTGCCCGATCACCTGCCGCGGTCGATGTTCTACCTCGGCGTGCTGCTCGCCGACGAGGGCAAGTTTCCCGAGGCGCGGGAGCAATTCGGCAAGGTCGCAACGGACTTCAAGGCCCACCCGCTGGCCGCCGAGGCCCTGTTGCGCGTCGGCTACTGCCAGTTGCAGTCGAAGCAGAACGCCGAGGCGATTGCGACGCTGACGCCCCTGAAGGACCACGCCACACTCGGTGATCAATCGACCTGGTGGCTGGCCAAGGCCCAGTTGGCCGCCGCCGATGCCAACAACCCCCAGGCCGTCGATGCCGCCGCGAAACAGTCGATCGTGCTGATGACCGCGGCGGCAGCAAAAGCCCAGCAACTGGCCGCAACCGATACGAACGCCAAAGGCCGCCGTTCCGACATCCTCATGGATTTGGCCGACGCCCAGATCGCCGCCAAGGCATTCACTGAAGCGGCGGGCACGTACCGTGCCGTTATCACGGAGAATGCCGTCCCCGAGCGGGCCGAAGAGGCGCACCAGCGCGTCTGCACTGCGCTGCACCTGGCCGGTGCGTTCGATGAGAGTGACACTTCCTGCGATAACTTCGAAAAGAAGTACCCCAAGAGCACCCTGCTGCCGGCCGTCTGGTTCCGGTCGGCCGAAAACGCCTATCTCAAAGCCGTCGCCGCCGACGCCAAACCAGAAGTACCGCGCCCCGAGGTCGAACGGCTCTTCAACAATGCCGTCATTCGCTACCAGAAGCTGATCGAGAAGTACCCCGAGTTCCAGCACGTTCACCTGGCTCGTCAGGGGATGGCGCTGTCGCAACTGAAGCTGGCCAAACCCACGCAGGCGATCGCGATTCTCACGCAAATCCCCGAGTCCGATCGCAATGGCGAACTGGCGACGGTGGGCTATCTGCAGGCCGATGCGCTGCTGCGAACCTTCCCGCCGGAAACCGACGATGCCATCCAGGCGGCCGGCCTGATTCAGCAGGCCGAGCAGGCGGCGAAGATGCTGGAGAACTTCGCCGGTTCCAACGCAAAGCACGCGCTGGCCCCCGATGCCATCCTGAAGATGGGCTATTGCTACCAGCGGATGGCCGGCCTGCTTGCCGAGAAGCCCGAGCGCGACAAGGCGATGCAACTGGCGCGCGAAGCATATGAAAAGCACCTGCGCGAGTTCGCCGGCCACCCGACGGCCCCGGCCGTCGTCTTCGAGCGGGCGAAGCTGATCGCCATGCAGGGTGACGTCGGCGGTGCGATGAATGAACTTCGCCGTTTCTCCGGCGATCCGCTGCGAACATCGCCGAACGCCCCGCTGGCGCTGCTGCGACTGGCGACCCTCATGCGATCGCAGGGGCAGGCCAAAGAAGCCGCCGACCTGCTGGCCAAGGTGCGTGCCGAGCATGAAGCCAATCTGGCCAAAGACCCCGCCCGAGCGAGTTGGGCATCAATGCTTGCTTACGAGCAGGCACTGGCGACGAAGCAGGCGATCGCCGTCACGCCTACGGCGCTCGCCGACGCCCGCAAGTTGTTCGATGAGATCGTGGCCAAGTACGCGGGCAAGCCCGAGGCGATTAATGCCATCTGGCGGTCGGCCCAGTGCCGCCGGGAAGAGATCGCGAAGATCGTCGAAACGGCGACCCGGAAGCTGAACAGCCCGCAATCGACCAAAGACGAGCAGACCGCGGCGATCAAGGCGCTGGACGACGCCGGCACCGCACTTTCCGAAGCCGCCAAACCGGTCGCCGCGATGGCCGACCAGCTCGGCGAGAAAGGCGCGGGGACCGACGGGCATCTGCAACTGCTTTACGAACTGGCTTGGTGCGACCGCGTCGCCGCGACCGCCGAGACAGAATCGGTCCGGCAGAAGCGCCGGCGGGAACAGCTCGCCAAGATCGTCGAGAAACTGCCCAAGGGTTCGCAGCCGCCGGTGCTGATCGCGCCGGACGTGCCGCTGTCTTCGATACCGCCGACGCCTTCGAGCAAGCGTGCCCGCGAACGCTACGAGAAAGTCATCGCCGCCGGCACGGATAAGCCGATCGCCGTCACAGCTCGGTTCGAACTGGCCGAGCTGCTGGCCGATCGCGGCGAAGACGACGGGGCGCTGGACCTCCTGAACGCCGCCTTGCTCAATTCGCCCAATCAGGATCTGTCGGAGCGGATTCGCCTCCGGATGGCTGCCTGCCTGCTCGCCAAGAACGACGCCAAGGCCGCAACCGCAGCATTGAAGGACCTGAGCCGCCCGGCTAAAGCGGACCAGCCCAACGTCTGGTCACAGGTCCGCGGCGAAGCCCAGTTCCTGCTCGCCGAGGCGTCTGTGCAATCGAAGGACTGGCCGAAAGCGATTGAGCTGCTCGTGCCGTTCCGCGACCAGGAGCCCCTGCGAAATCTCGCCGGCGTCAGCGACCGGGCGATGCTGCGGCTGGGGCAGGCGTACGCAAGCGCCGGGCAGTGGGATCCGTCCCGCCAGGCGTTCGAAGCGCTGATCCAGCGATACCCGACAAGCGGGTGGACGGAAGAGGCCCGGTTTGGCGTCGGCTACAGCTTCCAGAAGCAAGGACGGTTTGACGAGGCGGCGAACTCGTACGCCGAGGTCACCCGCCGAACTGCCGCCGAGGTCGCCGCCCGCAGCCAGGTGCACATCGGTCTGTGCCGCATCGAGCAGAAGAAGTTTGCGGAAGCGACAACGGCGCTGCTGAGCGTTCCTTACACCTACGACTACCCCGACTGGTCGGCGGCGGCGTGCTACGAGGCTGCACGGGCGTTCAAGGAAATGCAGAAGCCGGCGGAATCGAACACGCTGCTGAAGCGCGTCGTCACCGAATATCCCGATACGCCGTCGGCCGCGCTTGCCAAGGCGATGCTGCAGAGCGGGACGTGA